ATTACCATTTTTGGTGTGGCCTCGTTAATCTGTGGTTTGGCTACTAGTGCAGCGTTATTGATAGGGGCTCGTTTTCTGCAAGGTGCCAGTGCGGCAGCGATGCTCTCCTGTCAGGTTGCCGTGCTATCGCATCAGTTTAGGGATGGGCCAGAAAGGGGGATCGCCTTTGGTTGGTGGGGAATTATGTTTGGCCTCGGATTGGGTTTCGGTCCGATTGTTGGTGGTGCCATTCTTGCAATATTGAGTTGGCATTGGGTGTTTCTCATCCACGTAGTTATAGCTATTGCGACAGTGACCGCAGCACGTGTAGGGGTAGTGGAATCTGGTGACCCGCATGTTGTCAGAATTGATCTTGGCGGCATCATTACTTTGCCTATTGCGGTGTTTGGCTTTGTCTATCTGATAACCCAGGGGAATGAGATGAACCTAACATCCTCCGTAGGCAAAGGGATTCTCGCTATAAGTGTTGCCAGTTTGTTGCTGTTCGTTTTTATTGAGTTAAAAAGCAAACGTCCAATCTTTGACTTCAAAGCATTCCGCATTCGTAATTTCTCTGTTGCTTTGCTGGGGGCGAGTGGGATGAACTTCTCTTTCTGGCCATTCGTTATCTATTTTCCGATTTATCTGCAGTCTGTGCTTGGTTACAGCAGCGTGGCGGCAGGGCTGATTGTGCTGGCTTATACATTGCCTACTATTGTTATTCCACCTTACGCCGAGCGTCTATTACAAAAGCGTGGACCAGGCTTTGTTATTCCAGTTGGTCTGTTTACTATTGGGGTAGGTTTCGCATTGTTGCATTTTGTAATTACTTCAAGCAATTCAAGTTGGTTAACTTTGCTGCCAGGATGCTTGATCGCTGGCATTGGCTTAGGGTTGACCAATACCCCGGTAACCAACACCTCAACCGGCTCTCTGCCTCCCGAGCGTGCTGGAATGGCTTCAGGCATGGAATTTAGTGCCAGAATGATCTCATTAGCAATTAATATCGCAGTGATGGGCTTTATATTGATTTCAGGTGTTACAGCTAGCTTGATCAATTCCGTACCAGGGAATACTTTGGCTGGGATCGCAAATACTGTGGCGGCTGGTAATTTTAATCAGGAACAGCTTCATGGGATAACTGTAGATACAGCTCATGCTGCATTTGTACATGGTATAGGTTGGGTAACATTATATGGAACATTAGCACCAGTTATTATTGGATTGTTGGCTTCGTTTATTGCAGAAAAGCAGTCCTCTAAACTTTCTGTTGCTGATTAACTTAAATCTCAAGTTGATTATGTTATTTTAAATAAAATTATATTTTATCTTCTTTCTATAAACAGCGAGATAGTGACCACGTATATCAACAATAATACGACACGCTATCTCGCTCTATAATATCGGGAATAATATGGAAAATAGTCTTGAAGTTGTACGTCCGCAAATCTCACTGGTTTTAGATATGGATCAAAAAGATATTACTCTTGAAACAAATTTAAAAGAAAATGAAAAGTGGGATTCTTTTGCTATTCTTGCTGCTGTCGCATTAGTGACTAAGCATACAGGAAAGCAAATGACAGTGGATGAAATGAAAAAAATAACAAATGTTGGTGACTTGGTGGCTTTTTTAAAAGCTTAAGAGATATATTTTAATGTATACAAAATCTATTTCAGGGATTAGTGTTAAGGCGATAACAGCGGCAATACCTTCTACTATTATGGGGGAAAAAGACTTTGTCGAATTATATGGTGAAAAAAATACTTCACGTGTTATTCGTGGTACCGGGATAAGGTCTATAAGAGTAGCACAAGGGCTACGAACCAGCGATATGATATCATCCGCAATTGAACATTTATCAAAAAATATCGATTTCGATAAAAGTGAGATTGATGGGGTGATTGTGATTACGCAAACGCCAGATGACTGGAGCCCGGGTACGGCATTTAGTATTCATCAGAAACTGGAGTTACCACGGCATTGTTTTCTACTTGATTTAAACTCAGGCTGTTCGGGGTATGCCAATGGAATTATTCAAGCAGCAGCACTGATAAATTCAAATGTATGCAAGAATGTAATGGTATGCACAGGAGATATAAATACCCGTTTAATCAGTGATAAAGACTATCAAATCAGAATGCTCTTCGGTGATGCGGCTACGGTATCGTTAGTCACAAAAGGCAGTGATAATATAAGTTTTATTTATGGTTCCGACGGCAGTGGGAGAGAGCTGCTGGGTACTAATCTAAATTATGAGAAAAATGATCTTACATCGGGTCGCATCGGATTCTTAAAGATGGATGGTGCGGCAGTAATGAGTTTTGCGCTTAAACGTGTACCTGAAGTAATTAACACTTTATTAG
This is a stretch of genomic DNA from Brenneria rubrifaciens. It encodes these proteins:
- a CDS encoding MFS transporter, which translates into the protein MVATISSKNKIALAAVCLSAIMLGLEITSIPSILPTLEKTLPAEFRQLQWIMNAYTLAMCSSLVAMGALADRFGRKRIFMVGITIFGVASLICGLATSAALLIGARFLQGASAAAMLSCQVAVLSHQFRDGPERGIAFGWWGIMFGLGLGFGPIVGGAILAILSWHWVFLIHVVIAIATVTAARVGVVESGDPHVVRIDLGGIITLPIAVFGFVYLITQGNEMNLTSSVGKGILAISVASLLLFVFIELKSKRPIFDFKAFRIRNFSVALLGASGMNFSFWPFVIYFPIYLQSVLGYSSVAAGLIVLAYTLPTIVIPPYAERLLQKRGPGFVIPVGLFTIGVGFALLHFVITSSNSSWLTLLPGCLIAGIGLGLTNTPVTNTSTGSLPPERAGMASGMEFSARMISLAINIAVMGFILISGVTASLINSVPGNTLAGIANTVAAGNFNQEQLHGITVDTAHAAFVHGIGWVTLYGTLAPVIIGLLASFIAEKQSSKLSVAD
- a CDS encoding acyl carrier protein; the protein is MENSLEVVRPQISLVLDMDQKDITLETNLKENEKWDSFAILAAVALVTKHTGKQMTVDEMKKITNVGDLVAFLKA
- a CDS encoding 3-oxoacyl-ACP synthase III family protein, encoding MYTKSISGISVKAITAAIPSTIMGEKDFVELYGEKNTSRVIRGTGIRSIRVAQGLRTSDMISSAIEHLSKNIDFDKSEIDGVIVITQTPDDWSPGTAFSIHQKLELPRHCFLLDLNSGCSGYANGIIQAAALINSNVCKNVMVCTGDINTRLISDKDYQIRMLFGDAATVSLVTKGSDNISFIYGSDGSGRELLGTNLNYEKNDLTSGRIGFLKMDGAAVMSFALKRVPEVINTLLEETQVKKENVDLYALHQPNEFILGYLRDILELDDKKLPADVDGIGNTNSSSIPLLLCRKKWNSRKDNVLICGFGVGLSWNSMLLNLNDTIMIEPMEIIV